One part of the Candidatus Flexicrinis affinis genome encodes these proteins:
- a CDS encoding tetratricopeptide repeat protein, with protein MVRDDFDRAASILNEVLEMAPLDTTIRTELIGLLEQQGRQPEAMPHYLHLGRTFRQLGNVDGAREALSMAHALCKRFTDDAEQLVAIKHQIADIDMTRFDLRRAQRTFEEILEIRPHDERARRQLIDIHFRAGEQQRRRQATRRTAVAVRARKAGRADRPHARGTRSPVP; from the coding sequence ATGGTGCGCGACGACTTCGACCGCGCCGCTTCGATCCTCAACGAAGTGCTGGAGATGGCGCCGCTCGACACCACCATCCGCACCGAGCTGATCGGCTTGCTCGAGCAGCAGGGCCGTCAGCCGGAAGCGATGCCGCACTACCTCCACCTCGGCAGGACATTTCGCCAGCTTGGCAATGTCGACGGCGCACGTGAGGCGCTGTCGATGGCCCATGCGCTGTGTAAGCGGTTCACCGACGATGCCGAACAGCTTGTGGCGATCAAACATCAGATCGCCGACATCGACATGACCCGCTTCGACCTGCGCCGCGCGCAGCGCACGTTCGAGGAAATCCTGGAAATTAGGCCGCACGACGAGCGCGCCCGCCGCCAGTTGATCGACATTCACTTCCGGGCAGGGGAACAGCAACGAAGGCGTCAAGCGACTCGACGAACTGCTGTCGCAGTACGCGCGCGAAAAGCAGGTCGGGCCGATCGTCCGCACGCTCGAGGAACTCGTTCGCCTGTACCCTGA
- a CDS encoding TIGR00159 family protein has translation MELLWALENFDLRSIIDILIVAFLFFGASLLFRGTQAVALLRGTLLLIVVLVVLSSLFQLQALGWVISNLLTVVAVAIPVIFQPELRRALEQIGRGSIFNTTQQRTESLHAEIIEEICQAVDKLSERRHGALIVLERESTLGDFVRTGIPLNAQVTSQLLLTVFWPKTELHDGAVIISRDGRVAAAGAVLPLTASRNLPNRKMGTRHRAALGISEVSDAICVLVSEETGRIALTQGGRIVLRLEIDRLRSLLESFYSPQTVGSIGALSRLRLRVSSALRRKPPKAAA, from the coding sequence GTGGAACTGCTGTGGGCGCTCGAAAACTTCGACCTGCGCTCGATCATCGATATTCTGATCGTCGCATTCCTGTTCTTCGGCGCCAGCTTGCTGTTCCGGGGTACTCAGGCGGTCGCGCTGCTGCGCGGCACGCTGCTGCTGATCGTCGTGCTGGTCGTGCTGTCGTCGCTGTTTCAGCTTCAGGCGCTGGGTTGGGTCATCTCCAACCTGCTCACCGTCGTGGCGGTGGCGATCCCGGTGATTTTTCAGCCGGAGCTGCGGCGCGCCCTTGAACAGATCGGGCGCGGGTCGATCTTCAACACCACTCAGCAGCGCACCGAAAGCCTGCACGCCGAGATCATCGAGGAAATCTGTCAGGCGGTCGACAAGCTGTCGGAGCGGCGGCACGGCGCGCTGATCGTGCTTGAACGCGAGAGCACGCTCGGCGACTTCGTGCGCACCGGCATCCCACTTAACGCGCAGGTCACGTCGCAGCTTCTGCTCACCGTGTTCTGGCCGAAAACCGAACTGCATGACGGCGCGGTCATCATCAGCCGCGACGGCCGGGTGGCAGCGGCGGGCGCCGTGCTGCCGCTGACCGCAAGCCGCAACCTGCCGAACCGCAAGATGGGCACGCGCCACCGCGCCGCGCTCGGGATCAGCGAGGTCAGCGACGCGATCTGCGTGCTGGTCAGCGAGGAGACGGGACGCATCGCGCTGACGCAGGGCGGACGTATCGTGCTGCGCCTTGAGATCGACCGCCTGCGTTCCCTGCTCGAGAGTTTCTACAGCCCGCAGACGGTCGGCTCGATCGGCGCGCTGAGCCGCCTGCGACTGCGCGTAAGTTCGGCCCTGCGCCGCAAGCCGCCGAAGGCAGCCGCATGA
- a CDS encoding methyltransferase domain-containing protein yields the protein MDSADFAFLTSPDGIAALADLADEDVSESAALALITRLRKSYSREQAAALVDQMRLRRAAIDKFGSTADRMLFTRDALEQASDPAVRSYRAASVAETGAHSIIDACCGIGSDSLAFAQAGLDVLGVDLDPVRIELARHNAAVLGLPNARFAVHDVTRGLPEPADLVFFDPARRADGKRIYHVEGISRRCRPCATGTRARCGPSSRPAST from the coding sequence ATGGATTCTGCCGATTTCGCGTTTCTCACCTCGCCTGACGGCATCGCCGCGCTGGCCGACCTCGCTGACGAGGACGTGTCGGAGTCGGCGGCGCTGGCCCTGATCACGCGCCTGCGCAAGTCGTATAGCCGCGAGCAGGCCGCCGCGCTGGTGGACCAGATGCGCCTGCGCCGCGCCGCGATCGACAAGTTCGGCTCAACCGCCGACCGGATGCTCTTCACCCGCGACGCGCTGGAACAGGCGTCCGATCCGGCAGTGCGCAGTTACCGTGCCGCGTCGGTGGCCGAGACGGGCGCCCACTCGATCATCGACGCGTGCTGCGGAATCGGCAGCGATTCGCTGGCGTTCGCGCAGGCCGGGCTGGACGTGCTCGGCGTCGACCTCGACCCGGTGCGCATCGAGCTCGCGCGCCACAACGCGGCCGTGCTGGGCCTGCCCAACGCCCGCTTCGCTGTCCACGACGTCACGCGTGGACTGCCCGAACCCGCCGATCTCGTCTTTTTCGATCCGGCACGCCGTGCGGACGGGAAGCGTATCTACCACGTCGAGGGTATCAGCCGCCGCTGTCGACCGTGCGCGACTGGGACGCGCGCTCGGTGTGGGCCAAGCTCTCGCCCGGCGTCGACCTGA
- a CDS encoding sigma-70 family RNA polymerase sigma factor has translation MEQHREAVFRLAYLLLGSADDAEDVAQETFIRAFARLDRLDPARPARPWFLRIAANLARNRYRAWWRYRRRTDQFTAEAGERISSPEAETHQQMQARELWHAVQRLPRKQQEVVYLRYFLDLSVQETAEALSVPEGTVKSRQHRALIALRDLIEADYPGLVEGMA, from the coding sequence GTGGAGCAGCATCGTGAGGCGGTCTTTCGGCTGGCCTACCTGCTGCTCGGCAGCGCCGACGACGCCGAGGACGTCGCGCAGGAGACGTTCATCCGCGCCTTCGCCCGGCTCGACCGCCTCGACCCGGCCCGGCCCGCGCGCCCGTGGTTCCTGCGCATCGCTGCCAATCTGGCGCGCAACCGCTACCGCGCGTGGTGGCGCTACCGCCGCCGCACCGATCAGTTCACGGCCGAGGCCGGGGAGCGTATCAGCAGCCCGGAAGCAGAGACGCATCAGCAGATGCAGGCGAGGGAGTTATGGCACGCCGTACAGCGCTTGCCGCGCAAGCAGCAGGAGGTCGTCTACCTGCGTTATTTCCTCGACCTTTCGGTGCAGGAGACCGCCGAGGCGCTGAGCGTCCCGGAAGGCACGGTCAAGTCGCGCCAGCACCGCGCGCTGATCGCCCTGCGCGACCTGATCGAAGCCGACTATCCCGGACTGGTGGAGGGTATGGCATGA
- a CDS encoding ferric reductase-like transmembrane domain-containing protein, giving the protein MLDAGKWAIRFLLVSLAITPVYRMLGWRSAIPLRKSAGLWAFGFGALHFTMYLTERNVFNCVGCPEWWRPFLSTNYLLTGAIVLAILSVMALTSNRLAMRTLGKNWKRLHRLVYAAGIIAVVHGVLAAQFSKKVLVLDPNAQFELIVYGVILAVLLLLRVPAVRNAIGLTGRTGGSKRRGLAQAGD; this is encoded by the coding sequence ATGCTCGACGCGGGCAAATGGGCGATCCGCTTCTTGCTCGTCTCGCTGGCGATCACGCCGGTGTACCGTATGCTCGGCTGGCGAAGCGCCATCCCGCTGCGCAAATCGGCCGGGCTGTGGGCGTTCGGCTTCGGCGCGCTGCACTTCACCATGTACTTGACTGAACGCAACGTGTTCAACTGCGTCGGCTGCCCGGAGTGGTGGCGGCCCTTCCTGAGCACCAATTACCTGCTCACCGGCGCGATCGTGCTGGCGATCCTGTCGGTCATGGCGCTCACGTCCAACCGGCTTGCGATGCGCACGCTCGGCAAGAACTGGAAGCGCCTACACCGTCTGGTGTACGCCGCCGGCATCATCGCCGTCGTACACGGCGTGCTGGCCGCGCAGTTCAGCAAGAAGGTGCTGGTGCTCGACCCGAACGCGCAGTTCGAACTGATCGTGTACGGCGTAATCCTCGCGGTCCTGCTGCTGCTGCGCGTGCCGGCCGTGCGCAACGCCATCGGCTTGACCGGCCGCACGGGCGGATCGAAGCGACGCGGCCTCGCACAAGCAGGCGATTGA
- a CDS encoding OsmC family protein — protein MYSTKVRTHGGHLTTITAGEHTWYADSSVDEGGTDKGATPEELLLGALGACAAITAKMYAARKGWPLEDVAISLEMERKPTEESQFAHEVVEKIELIGDLTEDQRTRIQEIMRRCPVRRAVTNPMTFLEEILVAE, from the coding sequence ATGTACAGCACCAAGGTCCGCACCCACGGCGGGCACCTTACGACGATTACGGCAGGAGAACATACGTGGTACGCCGATTCATCGGTGGACGAGGGTGGCACCGACAAGGGCGCGACGCCCGAGGAATTGCTGCTGGGCGCGCTGGGTGCATGCGCGGCGATCACGGCGAAGATGTACGCGGCACGCAAGGGATGGCCGCTGGAGGACGTCGCCATTTCGCTGGAGATGGAGCGCAAGCCGACCGAAGAGTCGCAGTTTGCACACGAGGTCGTCGAGAAGATCGAGCTGATCGGCGATTTGACCGAAGATCAGCGCACGCGCATACAAGAGATCATGCGGCGCTGCCCGGTGCGGCGCGCGGTGACCAACCCGATGACGTTTCTCGAGGAAATCCTCGTCGCTGAGTAA
- a CDS encoding transposase yields the protein MHLFRSLKEVRQWIDGWIALYIHDRPHDALGGLPPAEYAALATLGTTSDL from the coding sequence ATGCATTTGTTTCGCTCGCTCAAGGAGGTGCGCCAATGGATTGACGGATGGATCGCCCTTTACATTCATGACCGGCCACACGACGCACTCGGTGGGCTACCCCCTGCTGAGTACGCCGCATTGGCCACGTTAGGCACCACTTCTGACTTGTAG
- a CDS encoding carboxypeptidase regulatory-like domain-containing protein, with protein sequence MPDRLAAARGGLARAYQPASRLILRGALSGLSSSRRLRGDNPPAVDRGGALENPMSNLLPLLIRVMCAVALAALLVGPAYTQSSAPITGIVVDSRGPVAGATVRVQTTSNAATTDASGRFVLSVDGTDPYTLTAWAEGYFCAGPVEAFAGDHDVELRLIAHNTTDNPDYEWLPSLNAPGAGEHQGCAACHSAVGTAFAVHAAGG encoded by the coding sequence ATGCCGGATCGTTTAGCGGCGGCACGTGGCGGCTTGGCCCGGGCGTACCAGCCCGCTAGCCGGTTGATTCTGCGCGGCGCGCTGTCCGGCCTGTCGTCATCGCGGCGGCTCCGCGGGGACAACCCGCCTGCCGTAGACCGCGGTGGAGCCTTGGAGAACCCGATGTCCAATCTGCTGCCTCTGCTGATTCGCGTGATGTGCGCTGTGGCGCTCGCCGCGCTGCTGGTGGGTCCCGCCTACACGCAGTCCAGCGCTCCCATCACCGGCATAGTGGTGGACAGCCGCGGGCCGGTTGCCGGCGCAACGGTGCGTGTGCAAACCACGTCGAACGCCGCGACCACGGACGCGTCCGGCCGCTTTGTGCTGTCCGTAGACGGCACAGACCCGTACACGCTCACCGCATGGGCAGAAGGGTACTTCTGTGCTGGCCCGGTCGAGGCGTTCGCCGGAGACCACGATGTCGAGCTCCGGCTGATCGCTCACAACACGACGGACAACCCAGACTACGAATGGCTGCCGTCGCTCAACGCCCCGGGCGCCGGTGAACACCAAGGCTGCGCCGCATGCCACAGCGCGGTGGGGACCGCCTTCGCCGTACACGCTGCCGGCGGATGA